From one Bacteroides eggerthii genomic stretch:
- a CDS encoding peptidylprolyl isomerase: METVENKYITLAYKLYSIENGEKEFTEEAPAEHPFQFISGLGLTLEAFESQVKDLKKGDKFDFTIKAEEAYGEYDEEHVIDLPKNIFEIEGKFDSERVVEGAVIPLMTSEGQRINGSVVEVKDDVVVMDMNHPLAGCDLNFVGEVTENRPATNDELAEMARMMSGGGCGGGCNGGCDCGDCGDGCCK, translated from the coding sequence ATGGAAACAGTAGAAAACAAGTACATCACCTTAGCATATAAGCTGTACTCAATCGAAAACGGAGAAAAAGAATTCACAGAAGAAGCTCCTGCAGAACACCCCTTCCAGTTCATCTCCGGATTGGGCCTGACTTTGGAAGCTTTTGAAAGCCAAGTGAAAGACTTGAAAAAAGGCGATAAATTCGACTTTACAATCAAAGCAGAAGAGGCTTACGGTGAATATGACGAAGAACACGTCATCGACCTGCCCAAAAACATCTTCGAGATAGAAGGCAAATTCGATAGCGAACGCGTAGTGGAAGGCGCCGTAATTCCTTTGATGACTTCGGAAGGCCAACGCATCAACGGAAGCGTAGTCGAAGTAAAAGACGATGTAGTGGTAATGGACATGAATCACCCCTTGGCAGGCTGCGACCTGAACTTCGTGGGTGAAGTTACGGAAAACCGCCCGGCCACCAACGATGAGCTGGCAGAAATGGCACGCATGATGAGTGGTGGCGGATGCGGCGGTGGATGCAATGGCGGATGCGATTGTGGAGACTGCGGCGACGGATGCTGTAAATAA
- a CDS encoding serine dehydratase subunit alpha family protein translates to MTEAERKQIIDLVQREVVPAIGCTEPIAVALCVAKATETLGTRPEKINVLLSANILKNAMGVGIPGTGMIGLPIAIALGALVGKSEYQLEVLKDSNPAAVDEGKRFIAEKRINISLKENISEKLYIEVCCESGENKATAIIAGGHTTFIYIARNGGILFSRQNASSEETKEQTVDLTLRKVYDFAMDAPLDEIRFILETARLNKAAAESSFDKNYGHGLGRMLRGTYEHKILGDSVFSHILSYTSGACDARMAGAMIPVMSNSGSGNQGISATLPVLVYAEENGKSEEELIRALMLSHLTVIYIKQSLGRLSALCGCVVAATGSSCGITWLMGGTYEQVAFAVQNMIANLTGMICDGAKPSCALKVTTGVSTAVLSAIMAMENRCVTSVEGIIDEDVDQSIRNLTKIGSKGMDETDKLVLEIMTGKQ, encoded by the coding sequence ATGACTGAAGCCGAAAGAAAACAAATAATAGACTTGGTGCAGCGTGAAGTGGTGCCCGCCATCGGATGTACGGAACCTATCGCCGTTGCTTTGTGTGTGGCGAAAGCGACCGAAACCTTAGGAACAAGACCGGAGAAGATAAATGTCTTGCTAAGCGCCAATATCCTGAAAAACGCAATGGGGGTGGGGATTCCCGGTACAGGTATGATTGGACTGCCCATTGCCATAGCGTTGGGGGCACTGGTGGGCAAGTCGGAATATCAGTTGGAAGTGCTGAAAGACAGCAATCCTGCCGCTGTGGATGAAGGTAAACGCTTTATCGCTGAGAAGCGCATCAACATATCGCTGAAAGAGAATATTTCGGAGAAACTCTATATAGAAGTATGTTGTGAGTCCGGAGAAAACAAGGCTACCGCCATTATAGCAGGCGGGCATACCACCTTTATATATATAGCCCGGAATGGTGGCATCCTTTTCAGCAGGCAAAATGCAAGCAGTGAAGAGACGAAAGAGCAGACTGTGGATTTGACGTTGCGCAAAGTGTATGACTTTGCCATGGACGCTCCGTTGGATGAAATCCGTTTCATCCTTGAGACTGCCCGCCTGAACAAAGCGGCGGCTGAAAGTTCTTTCGATAAGAACTACGGTCATGGTCTGGGCAGGATGTTGCGCGGCACTTATGAACATAAGATATTGGGGGATAGTGTGTTCTCACATATCCTTTCTTATACGTCCGGTGCATGCGACGCCCGTATGGCAGGGGCCATGATACCGGTGATGAGTAATTCGGGAAGTGGAAATCAGGGTATTTCCGCTACGTTGCCCGTACTGGTTTATGCCGAGGAGAACGGCAAATCGGAAGAAGAGCTGATACGTGCGCTCATGCTCAGTCATCTGACTGTGATTTATATCAAACAAAGTTTGGGCCGTTTGTCCGCTTTATGCGGCTGTGTGGTAGCTGCTACGGGTTCCAGTTGCGGCATCACATGGCTGATGGGAGGCACCTACGAGCAGGTGGCTTTTGCCGTTCAGAACATGATTGCCAACCTCACCGGAATGATTTGCGACGGAGCCAAGCCCAGTTGTGCTTTGAAGGTGACTACGGGCGTTTCTACGGCCGTCCTTTCGGCTATTATGGCAATGGAAAATCGTTGCGTTACTTCTGTTGAAGGGATTATCGATGAAGACGTGGACCAAAGCATCCGTAATCTGACGAAGATAGGTTCCAAAGGAATGGACGAAACGGACAAACTGGTACTGGAAATAATGACGGGAAAGCAGTGA
- a CDS encoding PCMD domain-containing protein — protein sequence MNFKKWTTALMLILTVTSCIQDEALNSEAAIDACTGADVQLAHINSDSKEINIYVHKGADLSKQQLLFTLPVGATLSADKHYPNDILNNYDFSNDSHSRTFTVTSEDGEWTATYTVKIIPAEVPGIFHFEDLLPAAGTEYDILYEFQPGTSTNVSSVLQWSSGNPGYKLTSMTDNRTGYPTQQIAEGFRGKGLKLTTCDTGSFGAMVKMYIAAGNLFIGSFDLANALKDPLRATKFGIQYYKRPVSLKGYFKFKAGDVYTDEGAVQKDKKDRFDIYAIMYEANENSFMLDGSNSLDLTSDKLVSIARISEEDAKETDSWTPFELPFKAVNGKSIDPVKLQEGKYKLSIVLSSSVDGAYFKGAVGSTLYVDELELISEDN from the coding sequence ATGAATTTTAAGAAGTGGACTACTGCCCTCATGCTTATTCTGACTGTCACGTCGTGTATACAGGACGAAGCACTTAATTCCGAAGCGGCGATTGACGCCTGCACCGGTGCGGATGTACAATTGGCTCACATCAACAGCGACTCGAAAGAAATAAACATATATGTGCATAAAGGAGCAGACCTGTCAAAACAACAATTACTGTTTACTCTGCCTGTCGGAGCGACCCTTAGTGCGGACAAACATTACCCGAACGACATACTGAACAATTACGATTTCAGCAACGATTCACATTCACGCACATTCACCGTAACATCCGAAGACGGGGAGTGGACTGCCACCTATACCGTAAAAATCATACCGGCAGAAGTTCCGGGAATCTTCCATTTTGAAGACCTGCTTCCCGCTGCCGGTACCGAATATGACATTCTCTACGAGTTCCAGCCCGGCACCTCAACCAATGTTTCCAGCGTGCTGCAATGGTCAAGCGGCAATCCCGGTTACAAACTTACCAGCATGACGGACAATCGCACCGGCTACCCCACACAGCAGATTGCCGAAGGTTTTCGTGGCAAGGGCTTGAAACTGACAACCTGTGATACAGGCAGCTTTGGAGCTATGGTGAAAATGTATATTGCCGCCGGAAACCTCTTCATCGGTTCATTCGACTTGGCAAATGCACTTAAAGATCCCTTGCGTGCCACAAAGTTCGGCATACAGTATTATAAACGCCCCGTATCGTTGAAAGGCTACTTCAAGTTTAAGGCAGGAGATGTCTACACCGATGAAGGCGCAGTGCAGAAAGACAAAAAAGACCGTTTCGACATTTATGCCATTATGTACGAAGCCAACGAGAACTCTTTCATGCTGGATGGCAGCAACAGTTTGGATTTGACTTCCGACAAGCTCGTATCCATCGCCCGTATCAGTGAAGAGGACGCTAAGGAGACCGATTCATGGACACCCTTTGAACTTCCTTTCAAAGCGGTGAACGGCAAGAGCATAGACCCTGTCAAACTGCAGGAAGGCAAGTACAAACTAAGCATCGTACTCTCTTCCAGTGTAGACGGCGCTTATTTCAAGGGAGCTGTTGGCAGCACATTATATGTAGACGAATTAGAACTTATAAGCGAAGACAACTAA
- a CDS encoding porin family protein: protein MKKYHFICIIAALLAMVTNVQAQEERNKSLINSYLHGWEYGIKAGFNIGGTSPIPLPKEIRKIDSYAPGIAIAIEGNATKWFDEKKKWGLTLGLRLENKNMTTEATVKNYGMKIINTNGGELAGLWTGGVKTKVKNSYLTIPILANYHISKRWILSAGPYFSYLLEGNFSGHVYEGHLRTPDQTGSKVEFTGESIATYDFSSDLRKFQWGVQFGGEWKAFKHLTVHADVTWGLNNIFQKDFDTITFNMYPIYLNLGFGYAF from the coding sequence ATGAAAAAGTATCATTTTATTTGCATAATAGCCGCACTGTTGGCAATGGTTACCAACGTACAGGCACAAGAAGAAAGAAACAAAAGTCTTATCAATTCCTATCTGCATGGTTGGGAATACGGCATAAAAGCCGGGTTCAACATCGGCGGAACCTCGCCTATCCCCCTGCCCAAAGAGATACGCAAGATAGACAGTTATGCGCCGGGCATAGCCATTGCCATTGAAGGAAATGCCACCAAATGGTTTGACGAAAAGAAAAAGTGGGGACTTACGTTAGGCCTGCGGTTAGAGAATAAGAACATGACCACCGAAGCCACTGTCAAGAACTATGGTATGAAAATCATCAATACCAATGGCGGAGAGCTGGCAGGTCTTTGGACAGGCGGGGTCAAGACAAAGGTAAAGAACTCCTATCTGACAATTCCCATTTTGGCTAATTACCACATCAGCAAGCGTTGGATATTGTCTGCCGGTCCTTATTTCTCCTATCTGCTGGAGGGCAATTTCTCCGGACATGTTTATGAAGGACACCTGCGTACCCCCGACCAGACCGGTTCCAAAGTGGAGTTCACCGGTGAAAGCATCGCCACTTATGACTTCTCCAGTGATTTAAGGAAATTCCAGTGGGGTGTGCAATTCGGCGGTGAATGGAAAGCATTCAAACACCTCACCGTACACGCCGACGTGACATGGGGGCTGAATAATATCTTCCAAAAAGACTTTGATACGATTACATTCAATATGTATCCTATCTATCTGAACTTGGGATTCGGATATGCTTTCTAA